Below is a window of Dietzia timorensis DNA.
GCCTCGATGGTTTCGGGCGGTGCGCCCGCAAGGACCGCCCCGAGATGGACAGGTCGCTCGATCGTGTACGCGGCTGTCTTGAAGCGGTTGACCCGGGTGGGAGTGTCGAGATCGGAAGCGTTGGTGGCTTCGGCGTGCACGTCGAGCATCTGGCCGCCGAGAACCTCGGTCTTCATGTTCGCCCACACCGAGTGCGCGCGGCGGTAGAACTCGATCGACATGGTCGGGCACGCCAGTAGGGCCTCGGATAACATCTCGTCCGCCCAGGCAAGTGCGATGTCCCCGAGCAGAATGGCCTGGGAGCGTCCGTAGGAGTCGCTGTTGCCGCTCCATTCGGCGTCCGAGTGTTCGGACGAGAGTGCGACGTGGACGGTGGGTAGACCTCGACGGGTTGCGGAGGCGTCGATTATGTCGTCGTGGATCAGCGCACACGCCTGAATGAGTTCCAGGGCCGCGAGCGCTTTGATCGCGGTGTCGATGTCCGCGGACGCGGTCGGATCGCCCGAAGGTGCGGAGGCGCAGTAGGCGGCGACGCCGAAACGCGGCCGCATCCGCTTGCCG
It encodes the following:
- a CDS encoding polyprenyl synthetase family protein, encoding MKDATGTDDSRTCSDPASAIQRELESFLSRRRASLSEIDGRCSDIADRLERFVLGGGKRMRPRFGVAAYCASAPSGDPTASADIDTAIKALAALELIQACALIHDDIIDASATRRGLPTVHVALSSEHSDAEWSGNSDSYGRSQAILLGDIALAWADEMLSEALLACPTMSIEFYRRAHSVWANMKTEVLGGQMLDVHAEATNASDLDTPTRVNRFKTAAYTIERPVHLGAVLAGAPPETIEALRTFGVSMGIAYQLVDDMLGVFGDPEVTGKPSGDDIREGKRTLLINYALNRASSADAAELTRALGAELDAEQLARSRDILTASGAVNHVHEEIERLTSEGLSALDHATLDPAGEETLRRLAGQAVDRAF